The Streptomyces aurantiacus genome includes a region encoding these proteins:
- a CDS encoding DUF4190 domain-containing protein has translation MELTTAAPRPRSAARDADGMAVASFILGLVGLLALNIFLGPVSIALASVALYRGTTRRGRAFLGLGLGVADLLVLAAFMSADSTLSWSF, from the coding sequence ATGGAACTCACCACCGCCGCGCCGCGGCCCCGGAGCGCCGCCCGTGACGCCGACGGCATGGCCGTCGCGTCCTTCATCCTCGGCCTCGTCGGCCTGCTCGCGCTGAACATCTTCCTCGGCCCCGTCTCCATCGCACTCGCCTCCGTGGCCCTCTACCGGGGCACCACCCGCCGCGGGCGCGCCTTCCTCGGCCTCGGCCTGGGCGTCGCCGACCTCCTGGTCCTGGCCGCCTTCATGTCGGCGGACAGCACCCTGTCCTGGAGCTTCTGA
- a CDS encoding methionine synthase — translation MSEKSKFRPGPATGIGSMPGGDAREAAKTVAGTFDGPETGMPFLAELPARGPGADMIGRTAGMLAELYARVEPSGWRLGDRPGRDTKRARSWLGEDLDALEEFTQGYTGPVKVQAVGPWTLAAALELRNGEVALSDAGACRDLAGSLAEGLREHLADVRRRIPGAEIVLQLDEPSLMGVLRGQVRSASGYRTHRAVDRQLVEATLRDVIGVQGSGPAVVHSCAPDVPFALLRRAGATAVSFDFALLTERDDDTIGEAVEGGTKLFAGVAPGTDGPLSDPAGSVMGVRTLWRRLGLSPGLLTDALTLTPSCGLAGASPEYARKALAHCVRAARSLADNPE, via the coding sequence GTGAGCGAAAAAAGCAAGTTCAGGCCCGGCCCCGCGACCGGGATCGGGTCGATGCCGGGCGGCGACGCCCGGGAGGCCGCGAAGACCGTCGCCGGGACCTTCGACGGCCCGGAGACGGGCATGCCGTTCCTCGCGGAACTGCCCGCCCGCGGACCCGGCGCCGACATGATCGGCCGGACCGCCGGAATGCTGGCCGAGCTGTACGCGCGCGTGGAGCCCAGCGGCTGGCGCCTCGGTGACCGGCCGGGCCGCGACACCAAACGGGCCAGGTCCTGGCTCGGCGAGGACCTCGACGCTCTGGAGGAGTTCACCCAGGGCTACACGGGACCGGTGAAGGTACAGGCGGTGGGCCCCTGGACCCTCGCGGCAGCGCTGGAGCTGCGCAACGGCGAGGTGGCCCTCTCCGACGCCGGAGCCTGCCGGGACCTCGCCGGGTCGCTCGCCGAGGGCCTGCGCGAGCACCTGGCCGACGTACGGCGCCGCATCCCCGGCGCCGAGATCGTCCTGCAGCTCGACGAACCCTCACTCATGGGCGTACTGCGCGGCCAGGTGAGGTCCGCGAGCGGCTACCGCACCCACCGGGCCGTGGACCGGCAGCTCGTCGAGGCCACCCTGCGGGACGTCATCGGAGTGCAGGGCTCCGGCCCCGCCGTCGTCCACTCGTGCGCCCCCGACGTTCCGTTCGCGCTGCTGCGCAGGGCCGGAGCGACCGCCGTCTCCTTCGACTTCGCACTCCTCACCGAGCGTGACGACGACACGATCGGGGAAGCGGTGGAAGGGGGGACCAAGCTCTTCGCCGGTGTCGCCCCGGGCACGGACGGCCCGTTGTCGGACCCTGCCGGTAGCGTCATGGGTGTCAGGACGCTGTGGCGCAGGCTGGGGCTGAGTCCGGGGCTTCTCACGGACGCGCTCACCCTCACCCCGTCGTGCGGACTCGCGGGCGCCTCCCCCGAGTACGCGCGCAAAGCGCTCGCCCACTGCGTCCGGGCGGCGAGATCCCTCGCGGACAACCCAGAGTAA
- a CDS encoding TetR family transcriptional regulator, which yields MSHSLGVRQAQKQKTRQAFLDAALGLLEEQSLSSLGLREVTRAVGVAPTAFYRHFHSTADLGVALVEEALGSLHPMISGTVSASGDSDERIDRAVTLIAGHVREHPAHIRFIARERNGGVQKVRAAIAEQMDRFTDEVTAELARQPESAGWTDDDLRMLAGLYVDQMLMTASTFLEAAPEEEDRVARVAVRRMRLISIGRRHWLG from the coding sequence ATGAGTCACAGTCTCGGCGTCCGGCAGGCCCAGAAACAGAAGACCCGACAGGCGTTCCTGGACGCCGCGTTGGGCCTGCTGGAGGAGCAGAGCCTCAGCAGCCTGGGCCTGCGCGAGGTCACCCGGGCCGTCGGCGTCGCCCCGACCGCGTTCTACCGGCATTTCCACTCGACCGCGGATCTGGGCGTCGCCCTGGTCGAGGAGGCGCTGGGCAGCCTGCATCCGATGATCTCCGGCACGGTGTCCGCGTCCGGCGACAGCGACGAACGCATAGACCGGGCCGTCACCCTGATCGCCGGTCACGTACGCGAGCACCCGGCGCACATCCGGTTCATCGCCCGCGAGCGCAACGGCGGTGTGCAGAAGGTCCGGGCCGCGATCGCGGAGCAGATGGACCGCTTCACCGACGAGGTGACGGCCGAACTGGCCAGGCAGCCGGAGTCGGCCGGCTGGACCGACGACGATCTGCGGATGCTCGCCGGGCTGTACGTCGACCAGATGCTGATGACCGCCAGCACCTTCCTGGAGGCGGCTCCCGAGGAGGAGGACCGGGTGGCCCGGGTGGCCGTGCGCCGGATGCGCCTGATCAGCATCGGCCGCCGCCACTGGCTGGGCTGA
- a CDS encoding cysteine desulfurase family protein, producing the protein MAYLDHAATTPMLPEAALAMTAQFAVTGNASSLHAAGRRARRAVEEARETLADALGARPSEVVFTSGGTEADNLAVKGLYWSRRDADPARTRVLASPVEHHAVLDAVHWLGEHEGATIEYLPVDRYGRVHPDALREAVARNPDDVALATVMWANNEIGTVMPVRELADVAGEFDIPLHADAVQAFGQIPVDFGASGLAAMTVSGHKIGGPYGIGALLLGREYSPVPVLHGGGQERHVRSGTLDVPAVAAFAVAGRTAAEQREWFAREIGSLRDDLVDAVRAAVPDAILGGDPSEGGRLPANAHFTFPGCEGDSLLLLLDAQGIECSTGSACTAGVAQPSHVLLATGTDPDLARGTLRFSLGHTSTETDVEAVAKAIGPAVERARSAGLS; encoded by the coding sequence ATGGCATACCTCGACCACGCCGCGACCACCCCCATGCTTCCGGAGGCGGCCCTGGCGATGACCGCCCAGTTCGCCGTCACCGGCAACGCCTCCTCCCTCCACGCCGCCGGCCGCCGCGCCCGCCGGGCGGTCGAGGAGGCCCGCGAGACCCTGGCGGACGCCCTGGGCGCCCGCCCCAGCGAGGTGGTTTTCACCTCCGGCGGCACCGAGGCCGACAACCTCGCGGTGAAGGGCCTGTACTGGTCCCGCCGCGACGCCGACCCCGCCCGCACCCGCGTCCTCGCCAGCCCCGTCGAACACCACGCCGTCCTCGACGCCGTCCACTGGTTGGGCGAGCACGAGGGCGCCACCATCGAGTACCTCCCCGTCGACCGGTACGGCCGCGTCCACCCCGACGCCCTGCGCGAGGCCGTCGCCCGCAACCCCGACGACGTCGCCCTCGCGACCGTCATGTGGGCGAACAACGAGATCGGCACGGTCATGCCGGTTCGTGAACTCGCCGACGTGGCAGGGGAGTTCGACATCCCGCTGCACGCCGACGCGGTCCAGGCCTTCGGTCAGATCCCGGTCGACTTCGGCGCCTCGGGACTCGCCGCGATGACTGTCTCCGGGCACAAGATCGGCGGCCCGTACGGCATCGGGGCGCTGCTGCTCGGCCGGGAGTACAGCCCCGTACCGGTCCTGCACGGCGGTGGCCAGGAGCGCCACGTGCGCTCCGGAACCCTCGACGTGCCCGCCGTCGCCGCGTTCGCCGTGGCGGGCCGGACCGCCGCCGAGCAGCGCGAGTGGTTCGCCCGCGAGATCGGCTCGCTGCGCGACGACCTGGTCGACGCGGTACGCGCGGCCGTGCCCGACGCGATCCTCGGCGGCGACCCGTCGGAAGGGGGCCGACTTCCCGCGAACGCCCACTTCACCTTCCCGGGCTGCGAGGGCGACTCCCTGCTCCTGCTGCTCGACGCCCAGGGCATCGAGTGCTCCACGGGCTCCGCGTGCACGGCGGGCGTGGCCCAGCCCAGCCACGTGCTTCTCGCCACCGGCACCGACCCCGACCTGGCCCGCGGCACCCTCCGCTTCTCCCTCGGCCACACCTCGACGGAGACGGACGTCGAGGCGGTCGCGAAGGCGATCGGCCCGGCGGTGGAACGGGCTCGGTCGGCGGGTCTGAGCTGA
- a CDS encoding DUF427 domain-containing protein, protein MTAGHRITVEQGTEHVRVVHGGQVLAESTRPLLLRETGLPVRYYLPVEDVRLDLLTPSQTHTHCPFKGDASYWSLPDAPDLVWTYPDPKQEVAEIKDHLCFYEVEVV, encoded by the coding sequence GTGACCGCAGGCCACCGCATCACCGTCGAGCAGGGCACCGAGCACGTCCGCGTCGTCCACGGAGGGCAGGTGCTCGCGGAGAGCACACGCCCTCTGCTGCTGCGCGAGACGGGCCTGCCCGTGCGCTACTACCTCCCCGTGGAGGACGTACGCCTCGACCTGCTGACGCCGTCGCAGACCCACACCCACTGTCCGTTCAAGGGTGACGCGTCCTACTGGTCGCTGCCGGACGCCCCCGATCTCGTCTGGACGTACCCCGACCCGAAGCAGGAGGTCGCGGAGATCAAGGACCACCTGTGCTTCTACGAGGTGGAGGTCGTCTGA
- the mnmA gene encoding tRNA 2-thiouridine(34) synthase MnmA has translation MTETTQRPRPLRVLAAMSGGVDSAVAAARAAEAGHDVTGVHLALSANPQSFRTGARGCCTIEDSRDARRAADVIGIPFYVWDLAERFREDVVEDFVAEYEAGRTPNPCLRCNEKIKFAALLDKALALGFDAVCTGHYAKVLVNEDGTRELHRASDMAKDQSYVLGVLDDRQLAHALFPLGDTVTTKDEIRAEAERRGLAVAKKPDSHDICFIADGDTQGFLSKRLGKAEGDIVDESGAVLGSHEGAYGFTIGQRKGLRIGTPAADGKPRYVLDISPVNNTVTVGPADALDVSGLTAVKPRWCGAAPTAPGTYTAQLRAHGGETTVTAELVDGELRVRFAESVRGVAPGQAIVLYDDTRVVGSATIATTTRAAAATV, from the coding sequence ATGACTGAGACCACGCAGCGCCCCCGCCCCCTCCGAGTACTGGCCGCCATGTCCGGCGGTGTGGACTCCGCCGTCGCCGCCGCCCGCGCCGCGGAGGCCGGGCACGACGTGACCGGTGTCCACCTCGCCCTCTCGGCGAACCCGCAGTCGTTCCGCACGGGCGCGCGTGGCTGTTGCACCATCGAGGACTCGCGGGACGCCCGCCGCGCCGCGGACGTCATCGGCATCCCGTTCTACGTGTGGGACCTCGCCGAGCGGTTCCGCGAGGACGTGGTCGAGGACTTCGTCGCCGAGTACGAGGCCGGCCGCACCCCGAACCCCTGCCTGCGCTGCAACGAGAAGATCAAGTTCGCGGCCCTGCTCGACAAGGCCCTCGCCCTCGGCTTCGACGCGGTCTGCACGGGCCACTACGCCAAGGTCCTGGTGAACGAGGACGGCACGCGCGAGCTGCACCGCGCCTCCGACATGGCCAAGGACCAGTCGTACGTCCTCGGCGTCCTGGACGACCGCCAGCTCGCGCACGCGCTGTTCCCCCTCGGCGACACGGTCACCACGAAGGACGAGATCCGCGCGGAGGCCGAGCGGCGGGGCCTGGCCGTCGCCAAGAAGCCCGACTCGCACGACATCTGCTTCATCGCCGACGGCGACACCCAGGGCTTCCTGTCGAAGCGTCTCGGCAAGGCGGAGGGCGACATCGTCGACGAGTCCGGCGCGGTCCTCGGCAGCCACGAGGGCGCGTACGGCTTCACGATCGGCCAGCGCAAGGGCCTGCGCATCGGGACCCCGGCCGCCGACGGCAAGCCGCGGTACGTCCTCGACATCTCGCCGGTGAACAACACCGTGACGGTGGGCCCGGCCGACGCCCTGGACGTGAGCGGGCTGACAGCCGTCAAGCCCCGCTGGTGCGGCGCGGCCCCGACCGCCCCCGGCACGTACACCGCCCAGCTCCGCGCCCACGGCGGCGAGACGACGGTCACCGCCGAGCTCGTCGACGGCGAGCTCCGGGTGCGCTTCGCCGAGTCGGTCCGCGGCGTCGCCCCCGGCCAGGCGATCGTCCTCTACGACGACACCCGCGTGGTGGGCTCGGCGACGATCGCGACGACCACCCGGGCTGCGGCCGCAACGGTCTGA
- a CDS encoding thioesterase family protein — protein sequence MPEAASLHATRARIGDSEFDRDTAVTRREPGVYDIDLSAGWTIISAVNGGYLLAVLGRALADALPHSDPFTISAHYLTASQPGPAVVRTDVVRTGRTLSTGQASLFQYDDEGRETERIRVLASYGDLDSLPDDVRTTAKPPAIAPIDQCFGPADSPAPVPGSSAITDRLMLKLDPATLGWALGAPSGKGEMRAWFGLADGRDADPLSLLLAVDALPPTAFEIGLTGWVPTVELTVHVRCRPAPGPLRVAITTRNLAGGFLEEDAEVWDSADRLVAQSRQLARVRLG from the coding sequence ATGCCAGAAGCAGCTTCCCTGCACGCGACACGGGCCAGGATCGGCGACAGCGAGTTCGACCGCGACACCGCGGTCACCCGACGCGAACCCGGCGTCTACGACATCGACCTGTCCGCCGGGTGGACCATCATCAGCGCCGTCAACGGCGGCTACCTCCTCGCCGTCCTCGGCCGCGCGCTCGCGGACGCCCTGCCGCACTCCGACCCGTTCACGATCTCGGCGCACTACCTGACGGCGTCCCAGCCGGGCCCGGCGGTCGTCCGCACCGACGTCGTCCGCACCGGCCGCACCCTCTCCACCGGCCAGGCGTCCCTGTTCCAGTACGACGACGAGGGCCGCGAGACCGAGCGGATCCGTGTACTCGCCTCGTACGGAGACCTCGACAGCCTGCCCGACGACGTCCGTACGACCGCGAAGCCGCCCGCCATCGCCCCGATCGACCAGTGCTTCGGGCCCGCGGACAGCCCCGCGCCCGTCCCCGGCAGCTCCGCCATCACCGACCGGCTGATGCTCAAGCTCGACCCCGCCACGCTCGGCTGGGCCCTCGGGGCGCCGTCCGGCAAGGGCGAGATGCGGGCCTGGTTCGGCCTCGCCGACGGCCGCGACGCGGATCCCCTCTCGCTGCTCCTCGCGGTGGACGCGCTGCCGCCGACCGCCTTCGAGATCGGCCTGACCGGCTGGGTGCCCACCGTCGAGCTGACCGTCCACGTGCGCTGCCGCCCGGCGCCGGGCCCCCTCCGGGTCGCCATCACCACCCGCAACCTCGCCGGCGGCTTCCTGGAGGAGGACGCCGAGGTCTGGGACAGCGCGGACCGGCTCGTCGCACAGTCGCGCCAACTGGCCCGGGTGCGCCTCGGCTGA
- a CDS encoding TIGR00730 family Rossman fold protein, with protein sequence MRICVFLSAADLDERYTRPAREFAELLGKGGHTLVWGGSDVGLMKVVADGVQEAGGRLVGVSVEFLVAKARTGADEMVVARDLAERKALLLERADAVVIMVGGTGTLDEATEILELKKHGHTDKPVVLLNTAGFYDGLKEQFRRMDAEGFLPKPLTDLVFFAEEPVGALAYLEESQGTQ encoded by the coding sequence ATGAGAATCTGTGTCTTCCTCTCCGCCGCCGACCTCGACGAGCGCTACACCCGGCCCGCCCGCGAGTTCGCCGAACTGCTCGGCAAGGGCGGGCACACCCTCGTGTGGGGCGGTTCGGACGTCGGACTCATGAAGGTGGTAGCCGACGGCGTCCAGGAGGCGGGCGGACGGCTGGTGGGCGTCTCCGTCGAGTTCCTCGTCGCCAAGGCGCGGACGGGCGCGGACGAGATGGTGGTCGCCCGGGACCTCGCCGAGCGCAAGGCCCTGCTCCTGGAGCGCGCCGACGCCGTCGTCATCATGGTCGGCGGTACGGGCACCCTCGACGAGGCGACCGAGATCCTCGAGCTGAAGAAGCACGGGCACACGGACAAGCCGGTCGTCCTGCTCAACACGGCGGGGTTCTACGACGGCCTAAAGGAGCAGTTCCGGCGCATGGACGCCGAGGGTTTCCTGCCGAAGCCCCTCACGGACCTGGTCTTCTTCGCCGAGGAGCCGGTGGGGGCGCTGGCCTACCTGGAGGAGAGCCAGGGCACGCAGTGA
- a CDS encoding class I SAM-dependent methyltransferase yields MGATSLTRDRGSLTHRARYALRNPGKVPAHARRAARDAWLRLRYGHDHIAYYRAVMASDAARCTEAAVGHNPSPDRWAQIGRMQFDYLVRHGLRPEHRMLEIGCGNLRAGRLFIDHLDSGNYYGIDISPDILIAAQDTLVREGLQAKLPHLTLTDDLTFAFLPDAHFDVVHAHSVFSHSPAHVIDECLAHVGRILAPGGFFDFTFDRTEGTEHQVLHEDFYYRTETLAGLAARHGLSARFLDDWEALPHRQSKLRVTAAPERAREAGSVS; encoded by the coding sequence ATGGGCGCCACGAGCCTGACCCGCGACCGCGGGAGCCTCACCCACCGAGCGCGCTACGCCCTGCGGAACCCGGGGAAAGTGCCCGCCCACGCGCGCAGGGCCGCGCGGGACGCCTGGCTGCGGCTCCGGTACGGCCACGACCACATCGCCTACTACCGGGCCGTGATGGCCTCCGACGCCGCCCGCTGCACCGAGGCGGCGGTGGGCCACAACCCGTCCCCCGACCGGTGGGCGCAGATCGGCCGGATGCAGTTCGACTACCTGGTGCGGCACGGACTGAGGCCGGAGCACCGGATGCTGGAGATCGGCTGCGGGAACCTGCGCGCCGGACGGCTGTTCATCGACCACCTGGACAGCGGCAACTACTACGGGATCGACATCTCGCCCGACATCCTCATCGCCGCCCAGGACACCCTCGTACGGGAAGGGCTCCAGGCCAAGCTGCCCCATCTGACGCTGACCGACGACCTGACGTTCGCGTTCCTGCCGGACGCCCACTTCGACGTGGTGCACGCGCACAGCGTGTTCTCGCACTCGCCGGCGCACGTCATCGACGAGTGCCTCGCCCACGTCGGCCGGATCCTGGCACCCGGCGGCTTCTTCGACTTCACCTTCGACCGGACCGAGGGCACCGAACACCAGGTCCTGCACGAGGACTTCTACTACCGCACGGAGACCCTCGCCGGACTCGCCGCCCGGCACGGCCTGTCGGCCCGCTTCCTCGACGACTGGGAGGCACTCCCGCACCGGCAGTCCAAGCTGCGCGTCACCGCCGCTCCCGAGCGGGCCCGTGAGGCCGGATCCGTCTCGTGA
- a CDS encoding N-acetylmuramoyl-L-alanine amidase, which translates to MGDSTNDSDRRIGRRGLLIGGAAAAVGTAVLARDELGRLWWRLPSVEKPRKEGEVDFRGARWVAASSGNWRRADRPDDFGIDRVIIHVTQGSYNSAVKVFQDPAHGAATHYIVRQDGRITQMIRELDVAFHAGNREFNERSVGIEHEGFVDRPQDFTDAMYEASARLTARICARYDLPIDRQHIIGHVEVPGTDHTDPGPHWDWDRYIPLVRKAAKQAATATPTAGA; encoded by the coding sequence ATGGGCGACTCGACGAACGACTCGGACCGGCGCATCGGGCGCCGCGGCCTGCTCATCGGCGGCGCCGCGGCCGCCGTGGGCACCGCCGTGCTGGCCCGGGACGAGCTGGGGCGCCTGTGGTGGCGGCTGCCGAGCGTGGAGAAGCCGCGCAAGGAGGGCGAGGTCGACTTCCGGGGTGCGCGCTGGGTGGCGGCGTCCTCGGGGAACTGGCGAAGGGCCGACCGTCCCGACGACTTCGGCATAGACCGCGTGATCATCCATGTCACGCAGGGCAGTTACAACAGCGCGGTGAAGGTCTTCCAGGACCCCGCCCACGGCGCCGCCACGCACTACATCGTCCGCCAGGACGGCCGCATCACCCAGATGATCCGCGAGCTGGACGTGGCCTTCCACGCGGGCAACCGCGAGTTCAACGAACGCAGCGTGGGCATCGAGCACGAGGGCTTCGTGGACCGGCCCCAGGACTTCACGGACGCGATGTACGAGGCGTCCGCCCGTCTGACGGCCCGGATCTGCGCCCGGTACGACCTCCCGATCGACCGGCAGCACATCATCGGCCACGTCGAGGTCCCGGGCACGGACCACACCGATCCCGGACCGCACTGGGACTGGGACCGCTACATACCGCTCGTCCGCAAGGCTGCGAAGCAGGCAGCGACAGCCACACCGACGGCCGGCGCATAG
- the ligA gene encoding NAD-dependent DNA ligase LigA, translating into MAGDKDAQMASAAGPVPSEAREKHAQLAEQIEEHRFRYYKNDAPIVSDAEFDTLLRALEALEDEYPELRTPDSPTQKVSGADAVDFTTFSAVQHRERMLSLDNAFDDEELAAWADRVAKEVGTSAYHFLCELKVDGLAVNLTYEQGRLTRAATRGDGRTGEDITPNVRTIAEIPDRLRGERVPDLVEIRGEVYFPMEKFEELNARLVEAGDKPFANPRNAAAGSLRQKDSRVTATRPLHMVVHGIGARGGFDIDCLSHAYGLLREWGLPTTRYAKVVEGLDGVREFIAFYGENRHSVEHEIDGVVVKLDEIPLQGRLGSTSRAPRWAIAWKYAPEEVNTKLVNIRVGVGRTGRVTPYAQVEPVTVAGSEVEFATLHNQDVVKAKGVLIGDTVVLRKAGDVIPEILGPVVDLRDGSEREFVMPAECPECGTALAPAKEGDIDLRCPNGQTCPAQLRERLFYLGGRKSLDIESFGYVAAAALTKPLEPAEPPLRDEGDLFDLTIERLLPIKAYVLDQDSGLPKRDPKTGEEKIVTVFANQEGAPRKNALAMLENIAAAKERPLARIITGLSIRHVGPVAAEALAREFRSIDRIEQATEEELAAVEGVGPTIAASLKQWFAVDWHQEILRKWKAAGVRMEEEGSGEDEGPRPLEGLTVVVTGTLERHTRDGAKEALQSRGAKVTGSVSKKTAFVVVGENPGSKYDKAMQLKVPVLNEDGFAVLLEQGPEAAAEVALPIEE; encoded by the coding sequence GTGGCCGGCGACAAGGACGCACAGATGGCCTCGGCGGCGGGGCCCGTGCCCAGCGAGGCACGGGAGAAGCACGCGCAGCTCGCCGAGCAGATCGAGGAGCACCGCTTCCGGTACTACAAGAATGACGCGCCCATCGTCAGCGACGCGGAATTCGACACACTCCTGCGCGCCCTGGAGGCCCTGGAGGACGAGTATCCCGAGCTGCGGACCCCGGACTCGCCGACCCAGAAGGTGTCGGGGGCGGACGCGGTCGACTTCACGACGTTCTCGGCCGTACAGCACCGCGAGCGCATGCTCTCCCTGGACAACGCCTTCGACGACGAGGAGCTGGCCGCCTGGGCCGACCGCGTCGCCAAGGAGGTCGGCACGTCCGCGTACCACTTCCTGTGCGAGCTGAAGGTCGACGGCCTCGCGGTCAACCTCACCTACGAGCAAGGGCGTCTCACCCGCGCCGCGACCCGCGGCGACGGCCGCACGGGCGAGGACATCACGCCCAACGTCCGGACCATCGCGGAGATCCCCGACCGCCTCCGGGGCGAGCGCGTCCCCGACCTCGTGGAGATCCGCGGCGAGGTCTACTTTCCGATGGAGAAGTTCGAGGAGCTCAACGCCCGTCTGGTGGAGGCGGGCGACAAGCCCTTCGCCAACCCGCGCAACGCGGCGGCGGGTTCGCTGCGTCAGAAGGACTCCCGCGTCACGGCGACCCGCCCGCTGCACATGGTCGTGCACGGCATCGGCGCGCGAGGGGGCTTCGACATCGACTGCCTCTCGCACGCGTACGGCCTGCTGCGCGAGTGGGGCCTGCCGACGACCCGCTACGCGAAGGTCGTCGAAGGCCTCGACGGGGTGAGGGAGTTCATCGCCTTCTACGGCGAGAACCGCCACTCCGTGGAGCACGAGATCGACGGCGTCGTCGTCAAGCTCGACGAGATCCCCCTCCAGGGCCGCCTCGGCTCGACCTCCCGCGCCCCCCGCTGGGCCATCGCGTGGAAGTACGCGCCGGAGGAGGTCAACACCAAGCTGGTCAACATCCGCGTGGGTGTGGGCCGCACGGGCCGCGTCACTCCGTACGCGCAGGTGGAGCCCGTCACGGTGGCGGGCTCCGAGGTCGAGTTCGCGACGCTGCACAACCAGGACGTGGTCAAGGCCAAGGGCGTCCTCATCGGTGACACCGTGGTGCTGCGCAAGGCCGGTGACGTCATCCCGGAGATCCTCGGGCCGGTCGTCGACCTGCGCGACGGCAGCGAGCGGGAGTTCGTGATGCCCGCAGAGTGCCCCGAGTGCGGCACGGCGCTGGCGCCCGCCAAGGAGGGCGACATCGACCTGCGCTGCCCGAACGGGCAGACCTGCCCGGCCCAGTTGCGCGAGCGCCTCTTCTATCTCGGCGGCCGCAAGTCCCTGGACATCGAGAGCTTCGGCTACGTGGCCGCCGCCGCGCTCACCAAGCCGCTGGAACCGGCTGAGCCGCCCCTGAGGGACGAGGGAGACCTCTTCGACCTCACCATCGAGCGGCTGCTGCCCATCAAGGCGTACGTCCTCGACCAGGACAGCGGCCTGCCCAAGCGGGACCCGAAGACGGGCGAGGAGAAGATCGTCACGGTCTTCGCCAACCAGGAGGGTGCGCCGAGGAAGAACGCCCTCGCGATGCTGGAGAACATCGCGGCGGCCAAGGAGCGGCCGCTGGCCCGGATCATCACCGGCCTGTCCATCCGGCACGTGGGTCCGGTCGCGGCCGAGGCACTGGCCCGTGAGTTCCGCTCGATCGACCGGATCGAGCAGGCCACCGAGGAGGAACTCGCCGCCGTCGAGGGCGTCGGACCCACCATCGCCGCCTCTCTGAAGCAGTGGTTCGCGGTGGACTGGCACCAGGAGATCCTCCGCAAGTGGAAGGCCGCGGGCGTCCGCATGGAGGAGGAGGGCTCCGGCGAGGACGAGGGGCCCCGCCCGCTCGAAGGGCTCACCGTCGTCGTCACCGGCACTCTGGAACGTCACACACGCGACGGAGCGAAAGAGGCACTGCAGAGCCGGGGAGCGAAAGTGACCGGTTCGGTTTCGAAGAAGACGGCTTTTGTTGTCGTTGGTGAAAATCCTGGATCGAAGTACGACAAGGCGATGCAACTCAAAGTGCCGGTTCTGAACGAGGACGGCTTCGCCGTTCTTCTCGAACAAGGACCGGAGGCGGCGGCCGAAGTCGCGCTTCCGATCGAGGAGTAG
- a CDS encoding SDR family oxidoreductase — protein sequence MAGMATHVITGAGSGIGAAVARRLHARGDDLVLHARDAGRAKELAAEFPGARTLVGDLAEPDRLSWAFSHQTLPDRVDSLLHVAGVIDLGRVGDLTPKTWRHQLDVNLISPAELTRHFLPQLRVAQGHVIFVNSGSGLKAGHEWSAYAASKHGLKALADSLRHEEHANGVRVTSVYPGRTASPMQAKVHQQEGKEYDASQWIDPESVATTIVMALDLPRDAEVNDLTVRPGR from the coding sequence ATGGCGGGCATGGCTACTCATGTGATCACCGGGGCCGGCTCCGGCATCGGCGCGGCCGTCGCCCGCCGCCTCCACGCGCGCGGGGACGATCTCGTGCTGCACGCGCGCGACGCGGGCCGCGCGAAGGAGCTGGCCGCCGAGTTCCCCGGGGCTCGCACCCTCGTCGGCGACCTCGCGGAACCGGACCGGCTCTCCTGGGCGTTCTCCCACCAGACGCTGCCCGACCGGGTGGACTCGCTCCTGCATGTCGCGGGCGTCATCGACCTCGGCCGGGTCGGCGACCTGACCCCGAAGACCTGGCGCCACCAGCTCGACGTCAACCTGATCTCGCCCGCCGAGCTGACCCGCCACTTCCTGCCCCAACTCCGGGTCGCCCAGGGCCATGTGATCTTCGTCAACTCCGGTTCCGGTCTCAAGGCCGGCCACGAGTGGTCCGCGTACGCCGCGTCCAAGCACGGCCTGAAGGCCCTCGCCGACTCCCTGCGCCACGAGGAGCACGCGAACGGCGTCCGCGTCACCTCCGTCTACCCCGGCCGCACCGCGAGCCCCATGCAGGCCAAGGTCCACCAGCAGGAGGGCAAGGAGTACGACGCCTCGCAGTGGATCGACCCGGAGTCCGTCGCGACGACCATCGTGATGGCCCTGGACCTGCCGAGGGACGCCGAGGTCAACGACCTGACGGTGCGCCCGGGCCGCTGA